The Dyella caseinilytica genome has a window encoding:
- a CDS encoding hemagglutinin repeat-containing protein: protein MAFRRHLSVSGASLSRRALSAAVLSALLGTPVLATAQVTPDPNASVHRPGTNAAGNGVPVVNIVAPSAAGVSHNQYQQFNVDKQGLILNNSAGVSQTQLGGYIVGNPNYQAGQSAKLIVNEVTSTNPTYLRGYTEVAGNAADVIIANPNGISVDGAGFINTNRATLTTGTPTFGADGSLSGLRTSGGAISVDGDGMDASNIDRLDLISRSLTVNGKVWANNLNVVTGANQVGYSDLSMQAIAGTGDTPTVSIDVASLGGMYANAAHLIASEAGVGVRNAGQLASQGGDFTIDAVGQLQLTGATSSAANLTISGASLSNSGTLQSNGAMSVQATAGVDNSGTLYSGDALSMQADSLSNSGALQSTADMSLRSARGITNIGTIYSGGNLALNAGDTLINSNVIAAASNTSMRARQLASSGTLGAGVASDGSLQGNSTLSISTTDALAANGVNLASGAITIVGSALDLSGAQTRAGGDVSLTSTAGDIDHANASLVTSGTLTIRSAGTVDNTNGAMQVGQLDAQAANWRNAYGSVMQTGNGPMSVRIGGLLDNTHGIWVANANTMALSADTIDNTGGAIEQAGTGTLTLSASALTNDQGQILGNGDLVLASQVVSNQAGALSVAGSATLAGGDLDNTDGTIVAQNLQAQLAGTLSNQGGLLLAGSAQLVTNTLNNDSGQIKAIDGNLDITAQTLSNNAAGFLGSNSAVALSVNTVNNAGQIYAGIDLTLTAQGGVTNSGALQAQGNVNVGIGGAFTNDNGQLEAGAGQGQAQLALNAAAISNQGGRIANADGGTTTINGGTLDNTGGTLGGNGDVTLNVAQITNNAGTLVSAGYLALQSSDLSNRNGKLYSAGNLAWNNSEATLDNTGGSIGSGGDIALMLDVVHNDGGNIASNNNVIAQFSGFDGAGGLRAGNNLTLALAGDYTNQVGNSLFANNDFTFNLGGAFTNAAGATLQTVGALTLNAASLDNQAGADINSANTTLNAGTQTNEGRIEGDTITLNAGDVTNTGTVIGNAITVNANNLINGADLGTATDNNPYQSALIAAVNQLNLYITGDLLNRDAMLYTLGDLTIAADASGARSNSVTNLSGDMEAGGNIAISTQQFTNQRRVFETEVYNLSAAEQAQNTTTLDPLPIYRYDDPNPLHHPPYVDASQILSPAQVAALEGYCGTLGTPGKDGDTWCNGVTMPGQSDVHNILHNDLRAIVTETLVSVERLKAASAESRVLAGGNITLNGSVLNDKSTIAAGTNLIINGQDGNAGGGNAGADAVENIAWTPTGTVQETFKQQTGIDFVNFNPDRHGDFLGYQTWGTYQDTASLGLGAGQPSWITFNAGPGLSATMSAGQAVDITGTTIDNNVVGSDGKPVAGVSLGSNGGSQTLRGQVGGGAQTIGDGTNPLGPIQLPSNGLYSIHPGSGSPYLVETDPRFASYTGFLGSDYLLNQLGLDGDLTLKRLGDAFYETQLVMDQITSLTGRRYLSNDTDALDQYKALMDAGAQEAQQFNLAVGVALTPEQMASLTQDMVWLVNETVDGEQVLVPVVYLSQQTANNVASGAVIQGNTVTLNASSNLTNTGTIAANQDASIKANNLLNAGTLNAGGNLSVQAAQDLLNVGSIQGGNVALVAGNNISSNAGASGVSLGNVDVNLSDLSLNQAQRLGVATAGAISATGNPTAQAGNNLTLDHATVSAGQSLGLAAGNDLNATAGQIHAGNDVQLIAGNNINLNAQGSTNQQGTQRNGVETTTYAVTTVQAGGNLVAVAGNDLTSQGAQLSAGDQIALAAGHDINLNAVTDERAQNTMGYVGKTFVSTSQTDQTLRGTSIDAANGVAISAGHDLTTVAAGVTSANGGIALTAGNDVNLNAGNERHTASRDTVTKSGGFLSSTTTDTHDAVQDNYAVGTLLSGNTVTVAAGHDINTRAAQIVATDDIVMAAGNDLNIGTATSTHSEQHDTTTKTNGVFTSGLNLMIGTSKTTHSYTETDTTPQGSLIGSLNGSVTLTAGNTVHITGSDVISQTGTAIVGKNVTIDAAVGTQDISQTYKQQQSGLTLGLGGAVADAINSAYASAQRGSQVQDSRLQALYAAQAAYSASDALGFAQDGLLNGATQGTPKSQQGVTLQIGLGGSSASSTTTTHDDTTYGSTIRSAGDVTIAATGGDLNLIGSQVAGQNVTLAAADNLSLLSQQENHTLQSSNKNASGGVGLQIGSDGVGFYAQASVGQGSAHGNGTSHAISTVDANGTLTLISGNDTTLKGAQLTGDTVLAAIGGNLLIQSEQDTDDYASKQQQLGAKVVIGYGSGGSVSYYQSKVNSHYQSVTDVSGISAGSGGFDITVGGNTHLIGGVIASAADPGKNVLDTGSLTFESLHNEANYSASGIGVSAGYGSGGFSGSPMLGVPQKGNSSSETNAGIAQGTIIVRDNPNQDLSGLDRTPTLDNQALAPIFNAQKVQENMELGQVAGQVGMRAAGDLAGQMGWAEGSAERTILHGVVGAGIAALGGGDALSGALGAAANQLVVQQMASYLQSQGYEPGTPEFATMLKLASTAVGAAVGGGTGAATALDGTTYNYLTHQQMDAFKKALKSCGTQDECQHVVDTYMALSGQNDEALKQACAAAPLGGACQDGIRDALSYANTPVNSYPIPAYASMIGNVIDDVNQSRGNVLNIVMTNQPAYGAINTIDARADFFGSMYQQTSAPWFGAAAETSTEDLMGVKFNTGNFVTVGGLADWRSQAGNLIMQNGYSSFVNVYQNYQNPSFDLNVWSLSQLVNEQNILQPVYDGQGGFTHFTIWAGGWLDHWIDATDVNQRIEFGCDRMGRFGYQGGCQ, encoded by the coding sequence ATGGCTTTCCGTCGTCATCTATCGGTTTCTGGAGCATCCCTTTCACGGCGTGCGTTGAGCGCGGCGGTACTCTCCGCCTTGTTGGGAACACCCGTACTGGCGACCGCTCAGGTAACGCCGGATCCGAATGCGAGTGTGCATCGTCCAGGCACCAATGCCGCGGGCAATGGCGTGCCGGTGGTAAACATCGTGGCGCCTTCGGCGGCAGGTGTGTCGCACAATCAGTACCAACAGTTCAACGTCGACAAGCAGGGTCTGATCCTCAACAACAGTGCGGGCGTTTCGCAAACCCAGTTAGGTGGCTACATCGTGGGGAACCCCAACTACCAGGCGGGGCAGTCGGCGAAACTCATCGTCAACGAAGTTACATCAACCAATCCCACGTACTTGCGCGGCTATACGGAAGTGGCTGGCAACGCAGCTGATGTGATCATCGCCAATCCGAACGGCATTTCGGTCGATGGCGCCGGCTTTATCAATACCAATCGGGCCACCTTGACCACCGGTACGCCCACCTTCGGAGCGGATGGTTCGTTGAGCGGGCTGCGCACGAGCGGCGGCGCGATCAGCGTCGATGGCGATGGTATGGATGCGTCGAACATCGATCGGCTCGACCTGATATCGCGCAGTCTCACTGTCAACGGCAAGGTGTGGGCCAATAACCTCAACGTTGTCACTGGCGCCAACCAGGTTGGCTATAGCGATCTATCCATGCAGGCCATCGCTGGCACGGGCGATACGCCGACGGTAAGTATCGACGTGGCATCGCTGGGCGGCATGTACGCCAACGCGGCGCACCTCATAGCCAGCGAGGCGGGTGTGGGTGTGCGAAATGCGGGTCAATTGGCGTCGCAAGGCGGCGACTTCACCATCGACGCCGTCGGTCAGCTGCAATTGACCGGTGCCACATCATCCGCCGCCAATCTCACCATTAGCGGAGCGTCGCTCAGCAATAGCGGCACACTGCAATCCAATGGTGCGATGAGCGTCCAGGCGACAGCTGGTGTCGACAACAGCGGTACGCTTTATAGCGGCGATGCCTTGTCAATGCAGGCTGATTCGTTGAGCAATAGCGGTGCGCTGCAATCGACTGCCGACATGAGTCTGCGGAGCGCACGGGGTATCACCAACATCGGCACCATCTACAGCGGCGGCAACCTTGCTCTCAATGCCGGCGATACGCTGATCAACAGTAATGTCATCGCAGCAGCCAGCAACACCAGCATGCGTGCGCGGCAACTCGCATCCTCCGGCACGTTGGGCGCAGGTGTGGCTAGTGATGGGAGCCTGCAGGGTAATAGCACGCTTAGCATCAGTACGACAGATGCACTCGCAGCCAACGGCGTGAATCTTGCCAGCGGCGCGATCACGATTGTGGGTAGCGCGCTGGATCTTTCCGGCGCACAAACGCGTGCGGGTGGTGACGTGTCCCTCACCAGTACCGCTGGTGATATCGACCATGCCAACGCCAGCCTGGTCACCAGCGGCACGCTTACCATTCGCAGCGCGGGCACCGTGGACAACACCAACGGCGCGATGCAGGTTGGCCAGCTCGACGCCCAGGCAGCTAACTGGCGCAACGCCTACGGCAGCGTGATGCAAACCGGCAACGGCCCGATGAGCGTGCGGATCGGCGGCTTGCTGGACAACACCCACGGTATCTGGGTAGCCAATGCCAATACCATGGCGCTAAGTGCCGATACCATCGACAACACCGGTGGTGCGATCGAGCAAGCCGGTACCGGCACACTCACCCTTAGTGCCAGTGCGCTCACCAACGATCAAGGGCAGATCCTGGGCAATGGCGATCTTGTGCTTGCTAGCCAAGTCGTCAGTAACCAGGCTGGTGCGCTGAGTGTGGCAGGCAGCGCCACACTTGCCGGCGGTGATCTCGACAATACTGATGGCACCATTGTGGCGCAGAACCTGCAGGCACAACTCGCTGGCACGCTCAGCAATCAGGGTGGTCTGTTGCTGGCCGGCAGTGCTCAGCTCGTCACCAACACGCTCAACAACGACAGCGGCCAGATCAAGGCGATCGATGGCAACCTTGATATCACTGCACAAACGCTTAGCAATAACGCGGCTGGTTTTCTCGGCAGCAATAGCGCCGTCGCGCTGAGTGTGAACACGGTCAACAACGCTGGCCAGATCTATGCCGGTATCGATCTCACGCTGACTGCACAAGGCGGCGTTACCAACAGTGGCGCACTGCAAGCCCAGGGCAACGTCAACGTGGGCATTGGCGGTGCTTTCACCAACGACAATGGCCAATTGGAAGCAGGTGCCGGACAGGGTCAGGCGCAACTGGCGCTCAACGCCGCCGCGATCAGCAACCAGGGTGGCCGCATTGCCAATGCGGATGGTGGCACCACCACGATCAACGGTGGCACGCTCGACAACACGGGCGGCACTTTGGGTGGGAATGGCGACGTCACGCTTAACGTTGCGCAGATCACTAACAACGCCGGTACCCTTGTTTCAGCTGGTTATCTTGCGCTGCAAAGCAGTGATCTCAGCAATCGGAACGGTAAGCTTTACAGCGCCGGCAATCTCGCGTGGAACAACAGCGAGGCAACGCTGGATAACACCGGTGGTTCGATCGGTTCAGGCGGCGATATCGCGCTCATGCTCGATGTGGTCCATAACGACGGGGGCAATATCGCCTCGAACAACAATGTGATTGCTCAGTTCAGCGGCTTTGATGGCGCCGGCGGTCTGCGTGCAGGCAACAACCTGACTCTGGCGCTTGCAGGCGACTATACGAATCAGGTTGGCAACAGCCTGTTCGCCAATAACGATTTCACCTTCAACCTCGGCGGTGCGTTCACCAACGCCGCGGGTGCCACTCTGCAAACCGTGGGCGCACTGACGCTGAATGCCGCCAGTCTCGACAACCAGGCTGGCGCCGATATCAACAGCGCCAACACGACGCTCAACGCTGGCACACAAACCAACGAAGGCCGTATCGAAGGCGACACGATCACCTTGAACGCCGGTGACGTGACCAACACCGGCACGGTGATCGGCAACGCCATCACCGTCAACGCGAATAACCTTATCAATGGTGCGGATCTTGGTACGGCAACGGATAATAATCCGTATCAAAGCGCGCTGATCGCCGCGGTCAACCAGCTGAACCTGTACATCACCGGCGATTTGCTCAACCGCGACGCCATGCTCTATACCCTGGGTGACCTCACCATCGCTGCCGATGCCAGCGGCGCTCGCAGCAACAGCGTCACCAACCTGTCCGGCGACATGGAAGCAGGCGGCAATATCGCTATTTCCACGCAGCAATTCACCAATCAGCGTCGTGTTTTCGAGACCGAGGTTTATAACCTCAGTGCTGCCGAGCAGGCGCAAAACACCACGACGCTGGATCCTCTGCCGATCTATCGCTACGACGATCCCAATCCGCTGCATCACCCACCTTACGTGGACGCCAGCCAAATCCTGAGTCCGGCGCAAGTGGCTGCGCTGGAGGGGTACTGCGGCACGCTAGGTACGCCCGGCAAAGACGGCGACACCTGGTGCAACGGCGTCACGATGCCGGGTCAAAGCGATGTGCACAACATTTTGCACAACGACCTGCGGGCCATCGTTACGGAAACTCTGGTATCCGTCGAGCGACTCAAGGCAGCCAGTGCCGAAAGCCGTGTGCTGGCCGGTGGCAACATCACGTTGAACGGCTCCGTGCTCAACGATAAATCCACTATCGCCGCCGGCACCAACCTCATCATCAACGGTCAGGACGGTAACGCGGGTGGTGGCAACGCCGGCGCCGATGCCGTGGAGAACATCGCCTGGACACCCACCGGCACGGTGCAGGAAACCTTCAAACAACAGACCGGCATCGATTTCGTCAACTTCAACCCGGATCGCCACGGGGATTTCCTGGGTTATCAAACCTGGGGCACGTATCAAGACACTGCATCGCTGGGCCTGGGTGCGGGGCAGCCGAGCTGGATCACCTTCAATGCAGGTCCGGGACTCTCCGCCACCATGAGTGCTGGTCAAGCGGTAGACATCACCGGCACGACCATCGATAACAACGTGGTCGGCAGCGATGGCAAGCCTGTCGCCGGCGTGAGCCTGGGCAGCAACGGCGGCAGTCAAACGTTGCGTGGTCAGGTCGGCGGCGGTGCGCAAACCATTGGCGATGGCACCAACCCGCTGGGGCCCATCCAGTTGCCCAGCAACGGCCTCTATTCCATTCATCCGGGCAGCGGCAGTCCTTATCTCGTAGAAACCGATCCACGCTTCGCCAGCTACACCGGTTTCCTCGGCAGCGATTACCTGCTCAACCAACTCGGTCTGGATGGTGATCTCACGCTCAAGCGCCTGGGCGACGCCTTCTACGAAACCCAACTGGTGATGGATCAAATCACCAGCCTCACCGGCCGTCGCTATCTGAGCAATGACACCGACGCGCTCGATCAATACAAAGCGCTGATGGACGCCGGCGCGCAAGAGGCGCAGCAGTTCAATCTTGCCGTGGGTGTGGCGCTTACGCCGGAGCAAATGGCCAGCCTTACCCAAGACATGGTGTGGCTGGTCAACGAAACCGTCGACGGCGAACAAGTGCTGGTGCCGGTGGTGTATCTGAGCCAGCAAACTGCCAACAACGTGGCGAGCGGCGCGGTGATCCAGGGCAACACCGTGACCCTCAACGCGAGCAGTAATCTCACCAACACGGGCACTATTGCGGCCAACCAGGACGCGAGTATCAAGGCTAACAACCTGCTCAACGCCGGCACGCTCAATGCCGGTGGCAACCTGAGCGTGCAAGCCGCACAAGATCTGCTCAACGTCGGCAGTATCCAGGGCGGCAACGTTGCGCTGGTCGCCGGCAACAACATCAGCAGCAACGCCGGTGCCAGTGGCGTCAGCCTCGGCAACGTCGATGTCAATCTCAGTGATCTCTCGCTCAACCAGGCACAGCGCCTGGGCGTTGCCACCGCCGGCGCGATCAGTGCTACGGGCAACCCCACCGCGCAAGCCGGCAACAACCTCACCCTTGATCACGCCACCGTCAGTGCTGGACAAAGCCTTGGCCTTGCTGCCGGTAACGATCTCAATGCCACCGCCGGCCAGATCCACGCGGGCAATGATGTACAGCTGATCGCCGGCAACAACATCAACCTCAACGCGCAAGGCAGCACTAACCAGCAAGGCACGCAGCGTAACGGCGTGGAAACCACCACCTACGCCGTCACCACCGTGCAAGCGGGTGGCAATCTTGTGGCGGTCGCCGGCAACGACCTCACCAGCCAGGGCGCGCAGCTCAGCGCCGGTGACCAGATCGCACTTGCCGCCGGCCACGACATCAACCTCAATGCCGTCACCGACGAGCGTGCTCAGAACACCATGGGCTACGTCGGCAAAACCTTTGTCAGCACGAGCCAAACCGATCAAACCTTGCGCGGCACATCCATTGATGCTGCCAACGGCGTAGCCATCAGTGCCGGCCACGACCTCACTACGGTCGCGGCCGGCGTCACTAGTGCCAACGGCGGCATCGCGTTGACTGCCGGCAACGATGTAAACCTCAACGCCGGCAACGAAAGGCACACCGCATCACGCGACACCGTTACCAAGAGCGGTGGTTTCCTCAGTAGCACTACTACCGACACCCACGATGCCGTGCAAGACAACTACGCCGTGGGCACCTTGCTCAGTGGTAACACTGTCACGGTAGCTGCCGGCCACGACATCAACACCCGAGCCGCACAAATCGTGGCAACCGATGACATAGTCATGGCTGCCGGCAACGACCTGAATATCGGCACCGCCACCAGCACGCATAGCGAGCAGCACGACACCACGACCAAGACCAATGGTGTATTCACCAGCGGCCTGAACCTGATGATTGGCACCAGCAAGACAACGCACAGCTACACCGAAACCGACACCACCCCGCAAGGTAGCCTGATCGGTAGCTTGAACGGTAGCGTCACGCTGACCGCAGGCAACACCGTGCACATCACTGGCAGTGACGTCATCAGCCAGACGGGCACGGCTATCGTCGGCAAGAACGTGACCATCGATGCAGCGGTAGGCACGCAAGACATCTCGCAGACCTATAAGCAACAGCAATCGGGTCTCACGCTTGGACTCGGCGGCGCTGTCGCCGACGCCATCAACAGCGCCTACGCCAGCGCCCAGCGCGGCAGCCAGGTGCAGGACAGCCGCCTGCAAGCGCTGTATGCCGCCCAGGCCGCGTACAGCGCCAGCGATGCCCTGGGTTTTGCGCAGGATGGATTACTCAACGGTGCCACCCAAGGCACGCCAAAATCCCAGCAAGGGGTCACCCTGCAAATCGGCCTCGGTGGCAGCAGCGCCAGCAGCACCACCACCACCCACGATGACACCACCTATGGCAGCACGATCCGCAGCGCGGGCGATGTCACCATCGCCGCCACCGGAGGCGATCTGAACCTCATCGGCAGCCAAGTGGCGGGACAGAACGTCACCCTCGCCGCAGCCGATAATCTCAGCCTCCTCAGCCAACAGGAAAACCATACTCTTCAAAGCAGCAACAAGAACGCCAGTGGCGGTGTGGGCCTCCAGATCGGCAGCGACGGCGTGGGCTTCTATGCCCAAGCCTCCGTCGGCCAGGGCAGTGCTCATGGCAACGGCACCAGCCATGCCATCAGCACAGTCGATGCCAATGGCACCCTCACCCTCATCAGCGGCAACGACACCACCCTCAAGGGCGCGCAGCTCACCGGCGACACCGTGCTCGCCGCCATTGGCGGCAACCTGCTGATCCAGAGCGAACAGGACACCGACGACTACGCCAGCAAGCAACAGCAACTCGGCGCCAAGGTCGTGATCGGCTACGGCAGCGGGGGGAGTGTCAGCTATTACCAGAGCAAGGTGAACAGCCATTATCAGAGCGTCACCGACGTCAGTGGCATCAGCGCAGGCAGCGGTGGCTTCGACATCACCGTCGGCGGCAACACGCACCTGATCGGCGGCGTGATCGCCAGCGCGGCCGACCCAGGCAAGAACGTGCTCGACACCGGCAGCCTCACGTTTGAGTCCCTGCACAACGAAGCCAACTACAGCGCCAGCGGCATCGGCGTGAGTGCAGGCTATGGCAGTGGCGGCTTCAGTGGCTCGCCCATGCTGGGTGTGCCACAGAAGGGCAACAGCAGCAGCGAGACGAATGCAGGCATCGCGCAAGGCACGATCATCGTGCGCGACAACCCCAATCAAGATCTGAGTGGTCTTGATCGGACTCCCACGCTCGACAACCAGGCGCTCGCGCCGATCTTCAACGCACAGAAGGTGCAGGAGAACATGGAGCTGGGGCAAGTGGCCGGACAAGTGGGTATGCGTGCAGCGGGTGATCTGGCCGGGCAAATGGGCTGGGCCGAAGGCAGTGCGGAGCGGACGATTCTGCACGGTGTCGTGGGTGCTGGTATCGCGGCACTTGGTGGTGGCGATGCCCTCAGCGGCGCACTCGGTGCGGCGGCGAACCAACTCGTCGTCCAGCAAATGGCCAGTTACCTGCAAAGCCAGGGCTACGAGCCGGGCACGCCGGAATTTGCCACGATGCTCAAGCTAGCCAGCACGGCCGTAGGTGCGGCCGTGGGCGGCGGCACCGGCGCGGCGACGGCACTGGATGGGACGACGTATAACTATCTAACGCATCAGCAGATGGATGCGTTCAAGAAAGCATTAAAATCATGCGGCACCCAAGACGAGTGCCAACATGTTGTCGATACATACATGGCGCTCTCAGGACAGAATGACGAGGCGTTGAAACAAGCTTGCGCCGCCGCGCCACTCGGTGGTGCTTGTCAGGATGGTATTCGTGATGCACTGAGCTATGCCAATACGCCTGTAAACAGCTATCCGATACCTGCGTACGCATCCATGATTGGTAATGTCATTGATGATGTTAACCAGTCACGTGGCAATGTGTTGAATATCGTCATGACGAATCAGCCTGCGTACGGCGCTATCAACACCATTGATGCGCGTGCTGACTTCTTTGGTTCTATGTACCAACAAACGAGTGCGCCGTGGTTTGGTGCGGCGGCGGAGACGTCAACAGAGGACTTGATGGGGGTTAAGTTCAATACAGGCAACTTCGTTACCGTTGGTGGTTTGGCTGACTGGCGGAGTCAGGCTGGTAATTTGATCATGCAGAATGGCTACAGTAGCTTCGTTAACGTCTATCAAAACTACCAAAACCCATCATTTGACCTAAATGTATGGAGCTTGAGTCAGCTCGTTAACGAGCAAAATATTTTGCAGCCGGTCTACGATGGGCAGGGTGGGTTTACGCATTTTACGATTTGGGCTGGAGGTTGGCTTGATCACTGGATTGATGCAACGGATGTAAATCAAAGAATTGAATTTGGGTGCGATCGAATGGGTCGTTTTGGTTATCAGGGTGGGTGTCAGTGA